In Pseudobdellovibrionaceae bacterium, the following proteins share a genomic window:
- the mgtE gene encoding magnesium transporter, protein MFAFWKKGQTQLNKNPSLISSKQLSALRHMDLSRWINNLSKADFLNRKDEIMELTQIVDAFLELPEARLVEIIDLLEVTDWTKLIGKADIDDSVFFLGYLTEDRLEELLPQLPQHQKLRRYLEYPRDSCGRQMQTDFFSIPIELTAEESLDYIRKHAKNTDYIYYIYCVTSTLKLIGVASLRQLAMAEPQSALDDIINRDVIACRTHDDIEVAINMVQQHDLVAIPVLNENHRMVGLITIDDVVDEIQEQATADIYAQAGLQQMDSVTMKAYLSFLNRIPWLVLNMFLAWFASLVIHQFESTISEVLILASLMNICAATGGNTAIQTLTVVTRGLAIGEFHFTTYKKALIKEITVGVTLGFCTGAVACLVVYGWKQDLTIGLILWLSMFLNSIIAATMGSLVPIILKSLGKDPAVGSGVLVTMGTDIGGYLIFLTIATFGLSYIS, encoded by the coding sequence ATGTTTGCTTTCTGGAAAAAAGGTCAAACCCAGCTGAATAAAAACCCAAGTCTGATCAGCAGCAAACAGCTCTCAGCTCTTAGGCATATGGATTTATCCAGATGGATCAATAACTTAAGCAAAGCCGACTTCCTCAATCGTAAAGACGAGATCATGGAATTAACGCAGATTGTCGATGCCTTTCTGGAGCTTCCTGAAGCCCGTCTTGTTGAGATCATTGATCTTCTGGAAGTCACCGACTGGACAAAGCTGATTGGCAAGGCGGACATTGATGACTCGGTATTTTTCTTAGGCTATTTGACAGAAGACCGCCTCGAAGAGCTTTTACCTCAGCTTCCTCAACATCAAAAATTACGACGTTATTTAGAATACCCTAGGGATTCTTGCGGTCGACAGATGCAGACGGATTTTTTTTCTATTCCCATAGAACTTACGGCCGAAGAAAGTTTGGATTATATCCGCAAACATGCCAAAAATACCGACTACATTTATTACATCTATTGTGTCACTAGCACTCTCAAACTCATTGGTGTGGCGTCGTTAAGGCAATTGGCCATGGCAGAACCTCAATCGGCTTTAGATGACATCATCAATCGCGATGTGATTGCGTGTCGTACCCATGATGACATCGAAGTGGCGATCAATATGGTTCAGCAGCATGACCTAGTGGCCATTCCCGTGCTCAATGAAAACCACCGCATGGTGGGCCTTATCACTATTGATGATGTGGTAGACGAAATCCAAGAGCAGGCCACAGCCGACATCTACGCTCAAGCAGGTCTGCAACAGATGGACTCTGTGACCATGAAGGCGTATCTCTCTTTTTTAAATCGTATCCCTTGGCTTGTCTTAAATATGTTTTTAGCTTGGTTTGCCAGTTTAGTGATCCATCAATTTGAAAGCACCATCTCAGAAGTGTTAATCCTTGCCAGTCTGATGAACATCTGCGCAGCTACAGGGGGCAATACGGCCATACAAACTTTAACCGTGGTCACTCGAGGATTAGCCATCGGAGAGTTTCATTTTACAACCTATAAAAAGGCTCTGATCAAAGAGATCACCGTGGGTGTCACACTGGGCTTTTGTACAGGAGCCGTAGCCTGTTTAGTGGTTTATGGATGGAAGCAAGACCTTACTATTGGACTCATACTGTGGCTCTCCATGTTTCTCAACTCCATCATTGCAGCCACTATGGGCTCTTTGGTTCCTATTATCCTTAAGTCTTTGGGTAAAGACCCTGCGGTGGGAAGCGGTGTGCTTGTCACGATGGGTACAGATATCGGCGGCTATTTGATCTTTTTGACCATCGCCACTTTTGGCCTTTCGTATATTTCTTAG
- the greA gene encoding transcription elongation factor GreA, whose amino-acid sequence MSSDKQPMTVRGRDLLNKELKNLLQVERPKAIKAIEEARGHGDLSENADYDAAKERQGFIESRISEIQAKLASAEVINPAEVRSDKVVFGATVTIVDLDTDKESTYQLVGIDEADIKQGLLSVFSPLGRALIGKRGGDTVEVQSPRGDKEYEIVDFEFK is encoded by the coding sequence GTGAGTAGTGATAAACAGCCCATGACAGTAAGAGGGCGTGATCTGCTTAATAAAGAGCTAAAAAATCTACTTCAGGTTGAAAGACCCAAGGCCATTAAAGCTATTGAAGAGGCTCGAGGCCACGGCGACTTGAGTGAAAATGCTGACTATGATGCGGCCAAGGAACGTCAAGGTTTTATTGAATCCCGTATTAGTGAAATTCAAGCCAAATTGGCAAGTGCTGAAGTGATCAATCCTGCTGAAGTTCGTTCAGATAAAGTGGTCTTTGGGGCCACAGTGACTATTGTAGATTTAGACACAGATAAAGAATCCACATATCAGCTTGTGGGTATTGATGAAGCCGACATTAAACAAGGTCTGCTCTCTGTATTTTCACCTTTAGGACGTGCTTTAATTGGCAAAAGAGGTGGGGACACTGTTGAAGTGCAATCTCCTCGTGGTGATAAAGAATACGAGATCGTAGACTTTGAATTTAAGTAA